A window from Bordetella petrii encodes these proteins:
- a CDS encoding very short patch repair endonuclease: MTDFLSPLERSERMARIRGKDTEPELALRRELHRLGLRFRLHVAGLPGKPDLIFPRYKTVVFVHGCFWHRHAGCSIATTPKSNTSFWLEKFDKNVERDRRVAEQLTVLGWRVLVAWECELSTRTKAAMTGEMLASQIRAPHMD, encoded by the coding sequence ATGACAGATTTCTTATCACCGCTCGAACGCTCAGAAAGAATGGCCCGTATCCGAGGAAAGGACACGGAACCAGAGCTCGCGCTGCGCAGGGAGCTGCATCGTTTGGGACTGCGATTTCGGCTTCATGTGGCCGGCCTCCCTGGAAAACCTGACCTTATCTTTCCGCGCTACAAGACCGTGGTGTTTGTCCATGGTTGCTTCTGGCATAGACATGCAGGATGCAGCATAGCGACTACACCCAAGAGCAACACATCATTTTGGCTTGAAAAATTCGACAAGAATGTGGAAAGAGATCGGCGGGTAGCCGAGCAACTCACTGTGCTGGGGTGGCGTGTACTAGTGGCATGGGAATGCGAGCTCTCTACAAGGACCAAGGCTGCGATGACGGGAGAGATGCTTGCGAGCCAGATAAGGGCGCCGCATATGGACTGA
- a CDS encoding DNA cytosine methyltransferase: MDKEKYSYIDLFSGCGGLSLGLTMANLQGKFAIEKDSMAFETFSANFLSDRKLPIEKFQWPEWLEQRAWGIDELLAKHLGELKGLAKQIDILAGGPPCQGFSFAGRRNGDDPRNQLFTKYVEVVDAVRPKILVLENVPGMRIAHWAQEGKDGSKVKHSESYYEKLRLSLEAIGYEVHGEILDAARFGVPQRRARLIAVGVRSDVSGCLNGGKKRFFSLIEEIREQQLKDLKLGRTVSAHEAIDDLRTRRRWSKLKECTDPRSKSGFQEVVYTGPDSSYQRLMHRFCRSDAMDSMRLANHSIEVAGRFERIIEECRKGVRMDEDSRKKFRLKKHRIFPMSGNEPAPTITTLPDDVLHYAEPRILTVRESARLQSFPDWFRFKGKFTTGGASRTKECPRYTQVGNAVPPLLARAIGLAIKQILDEIHGRS; encoded by the coding sequence ATGGATAAAGAAAAATACAGCTATATCGATCTTTTTTCCGGTTGTGGAGGACTTTCGCTAGGCCTAACCATGGCCAATTTGCAAGGGAAATTCGCGATCGAGAAAGACTCGATGGCCTTCGAGACGTTCTCGGCCAATTTCCTAAGTGATCGGAAGCTCCCTATAGAAAAGTTCCAATGGCCGGAGTGGCTTGAGCAGCGAGCATGGGGAATCGACGAATTGCTTGCCAAACATCTGGGCGAGCTAAAAGGCTTGGCGAAGCAGATCGACATCCTTGCAGGTGGCCCTCCGTGCCAAGGATTCAGTTTTGCTGGCCGAAGGAATGGCGACGACCCTCGCAATCAGCTTTTCACGAAGTATGTCGAGGTAGTAGATGCTGTGAGGCCGAAGATACTGGTCCTCGAGAATGTCCCCGGCATGAGGATTGCCCATTGGGCGCAGGAGGGGAAGGATGGCTCGAAGGTCAAGCATTCTGAATCGTATTATGAAAAGCTCAGGCTGAGCCTAGAGGCCATCGGGTACGAGGTTCACGGGGAGATTCTTGATGCTGCGCGTTTTGGCGTACCCCAACGGCGGGCACGGCTAATTGCCGTGGGAGTCAGGTCGGATGTCTCTGGCTGTTTGAATGGTGGGAAGAAGCGCTTTTTCTCCTTGATTGAGGAGATTCGAGAACAGCAACTGAAGGACCTGAAGCTCGGCAGGACCGTTTCAGCACACGAGGCAATTGATGATCTAAGGACTCGTCGTCGTTGGAGCAAACTCAAGGAATGCACGGATCCGAGGTCAAAATCTGGCTTCCAAGAGGTAGTCTATACCGGGCCAGACAGTTCATACCAACGGCTTATGCACAGATTTTGCAGATCGGACGCCATGGATAGCATGCGATTGGCAAACCATTCCATAGAAGTCGCAGGCCGTTTCGAGAGAATCATCGAAGAATGCCGAAAGGGCGTCCGAATGGATGAAGATAGCCGAAAGAAATTCCGGCTCAAGAAGCATCGGATATTTCCCATGTCCGGCAATGAGCCAGCGCCTACGATAACGACCCTTCCAGACGATGTATTGCACTATGCGGAACCGAGAATCCTGACGGTCCGCGAGAGCGCCCGACTCCAGAGTTTCCCGGATTGGTTTCGATTCAAAGGGAAATTCACAACGGGTGGAGCCTCCAGAACAAAGGAATGCCCAAGGTATACCCAAGTAGGTAACGCAGTTCCCCCTCTTCTTGCCCGCGCGATTGGCCTAGCAATCAAGCAAATCCTCGATGAAATCCACGGGCGGTCTTGA